A window from Polynucleobacter sp. MWH-UH25E encodes these proteins:
- a CDS encoding nucleoside triphosphate pyrophosphatase, which yields MSNFIYLASQSPRRQELLKQIGVRYEMLLPLPGEDAESIETPLPHEKARDYVKRVTLAKASLALARWRKSVLPWAPILCADTTVSLPNSKDGEILGKPIDADDAHRILKMLSGKTHEVLTAVALISHPGDLPNCIVQISDVEFANLSTEQIDGYIATQEPFGKAGAYGIQGSAGAFISKITGSYSGIMGLPLYETAQLLDHARITCI from the coding sequence TTGAGTAACTTTATCTACCTCGCCTCACAGAGCCCTAGACGCCAAGAACTCTTAAAGCAAATTGGGGTGCGCTATGAGATGCTGCTTCCTTTGCCTGGCGAAGATGCCGAAAGCATTGAAACCCCCTTGCCCCATGAAAAGGCACGTGATTATGTGAAACGCGTCACTTTAGCGAAGGCTTCATTAGCGCTCGCACGTTGGAGAAAAAGTGTATTGCCTTGGGCGCCTATTCTGTGTGCAGATACCACGGTAAGCCTTCCTAACAGCAAGGATGGAGAAATTCTTGGCAAACCCATTGATGCGGATGACGCTCATCGAATTCTAAAAATGCTGAGCGGTAAAACTCATGAAGTATTAACGGCTGTTGCTCTCATTAGCCATCCTGGGGATCTGCCAAATTGCATAGTCCAGATATCAGATGTGGAATTTGCTAATCTCTCCACGGAACAAATTGATGGCTATATCGCTACCCAAGAGCCTTTTGGTAAGGCTGGCGCCTATGGCATCCAAGGCAGTGCTGGGGCTTTTATCTCCAAGATCACTGGGAGTTATAGCGGTATCATGGGGCTTCCGCTTTATGAAACTGCTCAACTACTAGATCACGCGCGAATTACCTGTATATGA
- the rng gene encoding ribonuclease G: MNEEILINITPQETRVALIQQGAVQELQIERTRQRGIVGNIYLAKVVRVLPGMQSAFIEIGLERTAFMHVADITQNNPQAQIEKLLFEGQTLLVQVLKDPLGTKGARLTTQLSIAGRNLVYLPPAGTDVATEKYIGVSQRIDQPEEREAIKARLAGLMAEDEKGGIIVRTSAQDATDTELQHDMHYLRTTWESIREAMKHKAAPSLLYQDLSLAERVLRDVAGEETTQIRVDSAENFEKLKGFANLYMPNLLGKLTLHRGERALFDLFDVDAEINKALGRRVDLKSGGYLMIDQTESMTTIDVNTGSYVGARNLDDTVFKTNLEAAQAIARQLRLRNLGGIIIIDFIDMISKDHQEAVLNELKRNLERDHARTSVSDFSALGLVEMTRKRIRESLAHITCEPCPTCTGKGEIKTAQTICYEILREIVREHRQFNPREFRIVAAPDVIDLFLEEENQFLAQLGDFIGKPITLQAEGSFRQEQYDIVLS; encoded by the coding sequence ATGAATGAAGAAATTCTGATTAATATCACTCCGCAAGAAACGCGCGTTGCACTCATTCAGCAAGGTGCGGTACAAGAATTGCAGATCGAGCGTACACGTCAGCGCGGAATTGTTGGCAATATCTATTTAGCGAAGGTTGTCCGAGTTCTGCCAGGTATGCAATCCGCCTTTATCGAAATTGGTCTTGAGCGTACCGCATTTATGCATGTGGCAGACATCACCCAAAACAATCCGCAAGCCCAAATTGAGAAGCTGTTGTTTGAAGGTCAAACACTTCTGGTGCAGGTCTTAAAAGATCCACTCGGCACTAAGGGTGCTCGCCTAACCACCCAATTAAGTATTGCTGGTCGTAATCTCGTTTACCTACCCCCAGCAGGCACTGATGTCGCTACCGAGAAATACATTGGCGTATCTCAGCGTATCGACCAACCAGAAGAACGCGAAGCAATCAAAGCGCGTCTAGCTGGCTTAATGGCTGAGGATGAAAAAGGTGGGATCATCGTGCGCACCAGCGCCCAAGATGCTACCGATACGGAGTTGCAACACGATATGCATTACCTCAGAACTACTTGGGAAAGCATTCGTGAGGCCATGAAGCACAAGGCTGCGCCAAGCCTGTTATATCAAGATCTCAGTCTTGCGGAACGCGTATTACGCGATGTTGCCGGCGAAGAAACTACGCAAATTCGGGTGGACTCCGCCGAGAACTTTGAAAAGCTCAAGGGCTTTGCCAATCTGTACATGCCCAACCTCTTAGGCAAGCTAACCCTACATCGTGGTGAGCGCGCCCTTTTCGATCTATTTGATGTCGATGCTGAAATCAATAAGGCGCTTGGTCGTCGTGTCGACCTCAAGTCTGGTGGTTACCTCATGATTGATCAGACGGAATCCATGACAACAATTGATGTCAACACAGGTAGTTATGTTGGCGCTCGTAATCTGGATGACACTGTCTTTAAAACTAATCTGGAAGCTGCTCAGGCGATTGCCCGTCAATTGCGTTTACGTAATCTTGGCGGCATCATCATCATCGACTTCATTGATATGATCAGCAAAGATCATCAAGAAGCGGTTTTAAATGAATTGAAACGCAATCTTGAGCGTGATCATGCTCGCACCTCGGTGAGCGACTTCTCTGCATTAGGCTTAGTGGAGATGACGCGCAAGCGTATTCGCGAATCGCTCGCTCATATCACCTGCGAGCCCTGCCCCACATGTACCGGTAAGGGTGAGATCAAAACTGCGCAGACCATCTGTTATGAGATTTTGCGAGAAATCGTGCGCGAGCATCGCCAATTTAATCCGCGTGAATTTAGAATCGTTGCCGCGCCTGATGTCATTGATCTCTTCTTAGAAGAAGAAAATCAATTTTTAGCGCAGTTAGGTGACTTTATTGGTAAGCCCATCACCTTACAAGCAGAAGGCAGCTTTCGCCAGGAACAATACGATATCGTTCTGAGCTAG
- the msbA gene encoding lipid A export permease/ATP-binding protein MsbA yields the protein MNAQDRTALNRLITYLKPHIGLIVGSLLAMALVAAAETSIPALMKPLLDRGFTGQLNTKLWQVPVFLVGLALVRSLAQFLSNYLLTRVINAVLLKLREQMFQTLLHASTTFFQKNSASNLINAVVFEVNNVLTIMGGMLISLVRDSLTVVGLMGYLIYLNWKLTLVVLFIFPVIAFIMSKINRRLRALNREQQNLTSELAYIVEESAAGYKIVKVHGAQEYEMNRFMQKAERLRQFALKSAVAGGLNQPITQLIASMALSIVLVIALMQSATEGTTVGGFAAFITAMMLVISPLKHLADINQPLQRGLTAAEMIFGLMDQPFEESEDRRLNMKFLDKAKGAIRFENVGFSYEQEQGRKDALSDINLNIKPGEIVAFVGPSGGGKSTLVNLLPRFFKPTSGHIYLDDHPLEDIVLADVRKQMAFVSQDVILFNDTIAANVAYGATNENGIDRGRVLEALEAANLSGMIRELPDGIDSLVGDNGNRLSGGQRQRLAIARAIYKNAPILILDEATSALDSESERQVQDALERLMAGRTTLVIAHRLSTIEHADRIVVLEHGHIVENGSHEELIKQDGLYANLHRIQFANA from the coding sequence ATGAATGCTCAAGACCGTACCGCACTAAATCGCTTAATTACCTACCTAAAACCCCATATTGGGCTGATTGTTGGCTCATTATTGGCCATGGCCTTGGTTGCTGCCGCAGAAACATCGATACCCGCTTTGATGAAGCCCCTATTGGACCGCGGTTTCACTGGTCAGCTCAATACTAAGCTTTGGCAAGTACCCGTGTTTTTGGTTGGTCTAGCATTGGTTCGGAGTTTGGCGCAGTTTTTATCAAACTATTTACTAACTCGCGTCATTAATGCAGTTCTCTTAAAACTTCGCGAGCAAATGTTTCAGACGCTGCTTCATGCCAGCACAACTTTTTTCCAGAAAAATTCCGCATCGAATTTAATTAATGCAGTCGTATTTGAAGTAAACAATGTGCTGACGATTATGGGCGGCATGTTAATTAGCTTGGTGCGAGACTCATTAACCGTAGTTGGTTTGATGGGCTACCTGATTTACTTGAACTGGAAGTTAACATTGGTTGTTTTATTTATCTTCCCAGTCATTGCTTTCATTATGAGCAAGATCAACCGACGTTTGAGAGCGCTTAATCGGGAACAACAAAATTTAACGAGTGAGTTGGCGTATATCGTTGAGGAATCTGCTGCTGGTTACAAAATTGTGAAGGTTCATGGCGCACAAGAGTATGAAATGAATCGCTTCATGCAAAAGGCAGAGCGTTTACGCCAATTTGCTCTCAAATCCGCAGTAGCAGGGGGTCTAAACCAGCCAATTACCCAGTTAATTGCCTCCATGGCCTTATCAATCGTATTGGTGATTGCTTTGATGCAGTCCGCCACGGAAGGCACTACCGTTGGTGGGTTTGCAGCCTTTATTACCGCAATGATGTTGGTGATTTCTCCTTTAAAGCATTTGGCTGACATTAATCAGCCATTGCAACGAGGTCTTACTGCGGCAGAAATGATTTTTGGTTTGATGGATCAACCATTTGAAGAGTCAGAAGATCGTCGACTCAATATGAAATTCCTAGATAAAGCCAAAGGCGCAATTCGATTTGAGAATGTCGGCTTCTCTTATGAACAAGAACAAGGGCGCAAAGATGCGCTTAGCGACATTAATTTAAATATCAAGCCTGGTGAAATTGTCGCCTTTGTTGGCCCCTCTGGAGGTGGTAAATCAACCTTGGTTAATTTGTTACCACGCTTCTTTAAGCCTACTAGCGGACATATTTACTTAGATGATCATCCTCTAGAAGATATTGTGCTCGCCGATGTCAGAAAGCAAATGGCATTTGTAAGTCAGGATGTGATTTTGTTCAATGACACGATTGCGGCGAACGTAGCGTACGGTGCTACAAATGAAAATGGCATTGATCGTGGGCGTGTCTTGGAGGCTTTGGAGGCTGCCAATCTGAGCGGCATGATTCGTGAGCTCCCAGATGGTATTGACTCATTGGTAGGCGATAACGGCAACCGTTTATCTGGCGGCCAACGCCAGCGTCTAGCTATTGCTAGGGCAATCTATAAAAATGCGCCTATCTTAATTTTGGATGAGGCCACCTCTGCTCTCGACTCAGAGTCAGAGCGTCAGGTACAGGATGCTTTGGAGCGCCTCATGGCGGGCAGAACAACCTTAGTGATTGCCCATCGACTCTCAACGATTGAGCATGCAGATCGAATCGTGGTGCTTGAGCATGGGCACATTGTGGAGAATGGCTCTCATGAAGAACTCATTAAGCAAGATGGCTTATATGCCAATCTCCATCGCATTCAGTTTGCGAATGCTTAA
- a CDS encoding glycosyltransferase family 2 protein, giving the protein MPTLSVILITRNEEANLEDCLASLDGIAQQIVVVDTNSADRTLEIAQKYGATVSQPPDWPGFGPQKNRALELATGDWILSLDADERLTPALRSEILTAIHHSAHVDCFAIPRLSWYCGRFIRHSGWSPDYVDRLFKRGSARFSDDLVHERLIPNGPVAKLENRMLHYSFMNYSQVLQKLDRYSTASAEQAFAKGKTSSPLKAVLHGVWAFIRTYFIRAGFLDGSQGFTLAISNGQGTYYRYIKLWHLNQEAHK; this is encoded by the coding sequence ATGCCCACCTTATCCGTCATACTCATCACCCGCAACGAAGAGGCCAATTTAGAGGACTGTCTAGCCTCCTTGGATGGGATTGCCCAGCAGATCGTAGTGGTCGACACGAATAGTGCTGACCGCACCCTAGAAATCGCCCAAAAATACGGTGCCACCGTTTCCCAACCCCCAGATTGGCCTGGTTTTGGCCCCCAAAAAAACCGGGCTTTAGAGTTAGCCACGGGTGATTGGATTCTGTCTTTGGATGCCGATGAGCGGCTAACGCCAGCCTTGAGATCAGAGATTTTGACCGCCATTCACCATAGCGCCCATGTGGATTGCTTTGCTATCCCAAGACTATCTTGGTATTGTGGTCGCTTCATTCGCCACTCCGGATGGTCGCCCGACTATGTTGACCGCTTATTTAAGCGGGGAAGCGCCCGCTTTTCTGATGATTTAGTCCATGAGAGACTCATTCCAAATGGTCCAGTTGCCAAACTAGAAAACCGCATGCTGCATTACAGCTTTATGAATTACTCCCAAGTCTTACAAAAGCTGGATCGCTACTCGACTGCCTCTGCAGAACAAGCATTTGCCAAAGGCAAAACCAGTAGTCCTTTAAAAGCGGTTTTGCATGGTGTTTGGGCTTTCATACGCACTTACTTTATTCGGGCTGGATTCTTAGATGGTAGTCAGGGATTTACTTTAGCCATCTCTAATGGCCAAGGTACCTACTATCGCTATATCAAGCTGTGGCACCTCAATCAGGAAGCGCATAAATGA
- a CDS encoding glycosyltransferase family 2 protein, giving the protein MISILLATYNWPQALKLCLQSLETQTDRDFEIIIADDGSTSSTKELIDTFKAQSTLPITHLWQEDQGFRKTKILNQAIEHAKGDYLVFLDGDCIVQPDFIVQHRALSQIGFLVTGSRVLLNETITKELTASGNWNYKQFSSHLLQYRLAGQINKYWPLKIKLGNGHWREYKKFVWRRIKGCNMACWKADAQAIGGFDETMTGWGHEDADFVFRLQHDHIKRKSGSWATEVLHLFHKIHDQSNAAKNARRVREKILAKAL; this is encoded by the coding sequence ATGATTTCGATTTTGTTGGCCACCTACAACTGGCCACAAGCGCTAAAGCTTTGCCTACAATCCCTTGAGACTCAAACCGATCGAGATTTTGAAATCATCATTGCTGATGATGGCTCTACCAGTAGCACCAAAGAACTTATTGATACCTTTAAGGCGCAATCGACTCTTCCGATCACCCATTTGTGGCAAGAAGATCAGGGGTTCCGTAAAACCAAAATTCTGAATCAAGCGATTGAACATGCCAAAGGAGATTACTTGGTGTTCCTAGATGGGGACTGCATTGTTCAACCGGACTTCATTGTGCAACATCGCGCGCTTTCACAAATAGGATTTCTTGTCACCGGCAGTCGCGTACTGCTGAATGAAACAATAACTAAAGAGCTCACGGCTTCAGGAAACTGGAACTACAAACAATTCAGCTCACATCTTCTGCAATATCGCCTTGCTGGCCAGATCAACAAATACTGGCCCTTGAAAATTAAATTAGGTAATGGGCATTGGCGAGAATACAAAAAATTTGTATGGCGTCGCATTAAAGGCTGCAATATGGCTTGCTGGAAAGCCGATGCGCAAGCGATTGGTGGCTTTGACGAAACCATGACTGGCTGGGGTCATGAGGACGCGGATTTTGTTTTCCGCTTGCAGCACGACCATATCAAACGCAAATCAGGCTCATGGGCAACAGAGGTGCTCCACCTCTTCCATAAAATACATGACCAAAGCAATGCCGCCAAGAATGCTCGCCGCGTTCGTGAAAAAATTCTTGCTAAGGCTCTCTGA
- a CDS encoding glycosyltransferase family 9 protein: MKSFSNFKPKKVLFIATRQIGDVLVTTPLISKARELWPDAEFHFLGYKGKMDMLKGNPDIAQIIETSDRPGLAEYLSLFNRLFQRYDLAFVTQPSDRAYLYGLVAAFRRVGVLGGHPQGKQSPSTDKTQQQNAWKKFISMHTVDVDYFNQHVITEKLRLLEAFVDEPYQLFSKPIGITPPAGEALTPVIASQLTQSYVVLHPGPLTAYKRWPLAHWQALITYLVQRGLQVVLSASPAKQDLQLNHDILSLLTDDVRTQVIDTAGKLTIPQAGALLRNALLYIGVDTSITHLAAACNTPTITLFGATPPTNFGPWPNGFIGKQPYQLRARSQTVGNITILQGPGECVPCRKAGCLDRADSNSECLDLLEPSQVINAVEKILG, from the coding sequence ATGAAGTCCTTTTCTAACTTCAAACCGAAAAAAGTATTATTCATTGCCACTCGGCAAATCGGTGATGTGCTTGTTACTACCCCACTCATTAGTAAAGCAAGAGAGCTCTGGCCTGATGCGGAATTTCATTTTCTGGGCTACAAGGGCAAGATGGATATGCTCAAAGGCAATCCAGATATTGCGCAAATCATTGAGACATCGGATCGGCCAGGATTAGCTGAATATCTCTCCTTATTTAATCGACTCTTCCAGCGTTATGACCTCGCGTTTGTTACTCAACCTAGCGATAGAGCCTATCTATACGGTCTAGTTGCTGCCTTCCGCAGAGTAGGCGTGCTTGGAGGTCATCCTCAAGGCAAGCAAAGCCCGTCCACCGATAAAACTCAGCAACAAAATGCCTGGAAAAAATTCATTTCCATGCATACAGTCGATGTCGATTACTTCAATCAACACGTCATTACTGAAAAATTGCGTTTACTTGAAGCGTTTGTTGATGAGCCATATCAGTTATTTTCAAAGCCGATTGGTATCACTCCGCCAGCTGGCGAAGCGCTAACCCCTGTTATTGCAAGTCAACTCACACAATCCTATGTAGTTTTGCATCCTGGCCCACTGACAGCCTATAAACGCTGGCCACTAGCGCATTGGCAAGCACTCATTACTTACCTAGTACAACGCGGACTTCAAGTGGTTCTCAGTGCATCTCCTGCTAAACAAGATTTACAACTTAATCACGACATTCTGTCTTTGCTGACCGATGATGTGCGTACCCAGGTAATTGATACCGCAGGAAAGCTAACCATCCCGCAAGCTGGTGCCCTCCTCAGAAATGCATTGCTATATATCGGTGTTGATACTTCGATTACCCATCTAGCTGCAGCGTGCAATACCCCAACGATTACCTTATTTGGGGCTACACCGCCCACCAACTTTGGCCCTTGGCCCAATGGCTTTATTGGCAAACAACCTTATCAATTACGCGCCCGCTCTCAGACGGTTGGTAATATTACGATCTTGCAAGGCCCTGGTGAATGCGTTCCATGTCGCAAAGCAGGTTGCCTAGACCGCGCTGATAGCAATAGCGAATGCCTCGACCTGCTCGAACCTAGTCAAGTAATTAATGCTGTCGAAAAAATCTTAGGCTAA
- the dnaE gene encoding DNA polymerase III subunit alpha: MASPRFVHLRVHSEFSITDGTVRIDDAVAAAVKDEMGALAITDLSNLFGLVRFYTAARSGGIKPIAGADVWVSNPQDPDQPHRLLLLVQNHSGYLNLCQLLSRASLDNQNRGRAEIDLSWFSEPAAKAEDKTAKKTLAYGLIALSGARMGEVGAALLAGQEEQAKKAIKRFQKIFPNAFYIEVQRGGHPQDERQLQLACHLASQLDLPVVATHPVQFMQKSDFIAHEARVCIAEGELLGNPRRQKKFNEEQYFLTQEEMEKRFADLPVALANSVEIAKRCNLSLVLGQPRLPDFPTPPGITLDEYLLAQSEAGLERHMERNFPDPEERAKEMPRYRERLVFEVKTISQMGFPGYFLIVADFINWAKNNGVPVGPGRGSGAGSLVAYSLGITDLDPLRYNLLFERFLNPERVSMPDFDIDFCQHGRDRVIQYVKDKYGKDAVSQIATFGTMAARAAIRDVGRVLEQGYNFVDGIAKLVPNKPGQYMTIDMAKKEEKQLAEREKNEDEVRQLLSLAEQLEGMTRNVGMHAGGVLIAPGRLTDFCPLYTQETKDQDSSSVISQFDKDDVEAIGLVKFDFLGLTTLTILAAAERWIKALHADRKDWSISDIPLDDEKAFEVLKKANTVAVFQLESRGMQGMLREAKPDRFEDIIALVALYRPGPMDLIPDFIERKHGRQKVEYPDPRIEPVLRETYGIMVYQEQVMQMAQMIGGYSLGGADMLRRAMGKKKPEEMAQHRKIFSDGAKAGGISEAKANEIYDLMERFAGYGFNKSHAAAYALLAYQTAWLKAYYPAEFMAANLSLAMDDTDKVKILYDDCLANQIRVFSPDINTGVYEFTPLRAPDAAPDSPISHIRYGLGAVRGTGEAAIEVIVKAREAGGPFKDLFDFCARVDRRQVNRRAIEALMRAGAFDSLYRDQVPAGGNLYDIRSTLLASLARAIEAAEQAEASIHQVSLFEVAGEDHRHLPELVREPIWSEKKRLQEEKTALGLCLTGHMFDAYREETSHFIRQPLAKITEGKDQLIAGIITSARMLTGQRGRMMIATIDDGTAALEITLYSEVYEPNRSWLKEDELLIAKVNVTPDKFSGGMRIVSEAVMDITGARMRFARNIHVNLDPAVDVRMLRNQIGPYLMSNRSRDPKLSAPGAVNPNTNDGVKGLMLTAAVTTSGGACLVQFPEEMRIYPDDACLHSLNQLLGVKQKDPVQVQYH, encoded by the coding sequence ATGGCTTCACCCCGTTTTGTACATCTTCGCGTCCATTCTGAGTTTTCCATTACGGATGGGACGGTGCGCATCGACGATGCGGTGGCTGCAGCAGTCAAAGATGAGATGGGCGCTCTGGCCATTACGGATCTGAGCAATCTATTTGGTTTGGTGCGTTTCTATACTGCTGCGCGTTCTGGGGGTATTAAGCCGATTGCAGGAGCTGATGTGTGGGTAAGTAATCCACAAGATCCAGACCAGCCTCATCGACTCCTCTTGCTGGTACAAAACCATTCTGGCTACTTAAATCTGTGCCAGCTTCTATCTAGAGCTTCTTTGGATAATCAAAATCGTGGCCGCGCTGAAATTGATTTGTCATGGTTCAGTGAGCCTGCTGCAAAAGCGGAAGATAAGACTGCGAAGAAAACACTTGCTTATGGATTGATCGCGCTCTCGGGTGCACGCATGGGTGAAGTGGGTGCAGCATTGCTAGCAGGCCAAGAAGAACAAGCCAAAAAAGCCATTAAACGTTTTCAAAAAATATTTCCCAATGCCTTTTATATTGAAGTGCAAAGGGGCGGGCACCCGCAAGATGAAAGACAACTTCAGTTAGCTTGTCATTTAGCGAGTCAGCTAGATTTGCCTGTGGTTGCGACCCATCCGGTGCAATTCATGCAAAAGAGCGACTTCATTGCGCATGAGGCTCGGGTCTGTATTGCTGAAGGCGAATTGCTTGGCAATCCACGTCGTCAAAAGAAATTTAATGAAGAGCAGTATTTCTTGACGCAAGAGGAGATGGAAAAGCGTTTTGCAGATTTGCCAGTAGCGCTGGCTAACTCTGTGGAGATTGCAAAGCGTTGTAATTTATCGCTAGTCTTGGGCCAACCTCGTTTGCCAGATTTTCCAACGCCACCCGGTATTACTTTAGATGAGTATCTGTTGGCGCAATCTGAGGCTGGGCTTGAGCGTCATATGGAGCGTAACTTCCCAGACCCAGAAGAGCGCGCCAAAGAAATGCCGCGCTATCGTGAGCGACTCGTGTTTGAGGTAAAGACCATCTCACAGATGGGCTTCCCGGGCTACTTCCTCATTGTGGCAGACTTCATTAACTGGGCAAAAAATAACGGCGTACCAGTAGGGCCTGGTCGTGGTTCTGGTGCGGGATCCTTAGTGGCGTACTCATTGGGTATTACCGACCTAGACCCACTGCGTTACAACTTACTCTTCGAGCGCTTCCTTAATCCCGAGCGCGTATCCATGCCTGACTTTGATATCGACTTCTGTCAGCATGGGCGCGATCGCGTCATTCAGTATGTGAAAGACAAGTACGGAAAAGACGCGGTGAGTCAGATTGCAACCTTCGGTACGATGGCGGCGCGCGCGGCGATTCGAGATGTGGGCCGTGTTTTAGAGCAGGGCTATAACTTCGTTGATGGTATTGCTAAGTTAGTGCCGAATAAGCCAGGTCAATACATGACCATTGACATGGCGAAGAAGGAAGAGAAGCAGTTAGCTGAACGAGAGAAGAATGAAGATGAAGTTCGCCAGTTACTTTCATTAGCAGAGCAATTGGAGGGTATGACCCGTAACGTGGGTATGCATGCCGGTGGCGTACTAATTGCACCTGGACGCTTAACCGATTTTTGCCCACTATATACGCAAGAAACCAAAGATCAGGACAGCAGCTCTGTCATTAGTCAGTTCGACAAGGACGATGTAGAAGCCATTGGCTTGGTGAAGTTCGACTTCTTGGGATTAACTACACTCACTATCTTGGCAGCAGCAGAGCGTTGGATTAAGGCCTTACATGCGGATCGAAAAGATTGGAGCATCAGTGACATTCCGCTCGATGATGAAAAAGCTTTTGAGGTTTTAAAGAAAGCGAATACCGTCGCCGTGTTCCAGCTAGAAAGCCGCGGCATGCAAGGCATGCTACGTGAGGCTAAGCCTGACCGCTTTGAAGACATTATTGCTTTGGTGGCCTTATATCGTCCTGGTCCAATGGATTTAATTCCAGACTTTATTGAGCGTAAGCACGGTCGTCAAAAAGTAGAGTATCCAGACCCTCGTATTGAACCAGTTTTGCGTGAGACCTACGGCATCATGGTCTACCAAGAGCAGGTGATGCAGATGGCGCAGATGATTGGCGGCTACTCACTGGGTGGTGCAGACATGTTGCGTCGCGCGATGGGCAAGAAAAAGCCTGAAGAAATGGCGCAACATCGCAAAATCTTTAGCGATGGCGCAAAAGCAGGCGGTATCTCTGAAGCTAAAGCTAATGAGATTTATGACTTGATGGAGCGTTTTGCGGGCTATGGATTTAATAAGTCCCACGCTGCTGCTTATGCATTACTGGCTTACCAAACCGCTTGGTTAAAAGCCTATTACCCAGCCGAATTTATGGCAGCCAACTTATCGCTCGCAATGGATGACACCGACAAGGTGAAGATTCTGTATGACGATTGCTTAGCAAATCAAATTCGTGTGTTCTCTCCCGATATCAATACTGGGGTTTATGAGTTCACCCCATTGCGTGCGCCGGATGCCGCACCAGATTCCCCAATTAGTCATATTCGTTATGGTCTAGGGGCGGTTAGGGGTACCGGTGAAGCGGCGATCGAAGTGATTGTGAAAGCTCGTGAAGCTGGTGGCCCATTCAAGGACTTATTTGATTTTTGCGCTCGCGTAGACCGCAGACAAGTAAATCGAAGAGCAATTGAAGCCTTGATGCGTGCGGGCGCTTTTGATAGTCTCTATCGCGATCAGGTTCCTGCTGGCGGTAATTTATATGATATCCGATCAACGTTATTGGCTTCCTTGGCTAGAGCGATTGAGGCAGCCGAGCAAGCTGAAGCATCGATTCATCAGGTGAGCTTGTTTGAGGTAGCTGGCGAAGATCATCGCCATCTTCCAGAGCTAGTGCGCGAACCTATTTGGTCTGAAAAGAAGCGACTGCAAGAAGAGAAAACTGCTTTAGGACTTTGCCTCACCGGCCACATGTTTGATGCCTATCGCGAAGAGACGTCTCATTTCATACGTCAGCCATTGGCAAAAATTACTGAAGGCAAAGATCAACTCATTGCCGGCATTATTACTTCTGCTCGCATGTTGACTGGTCAACGGGGTCGAATGATGATCGCCACTATTGACGATGGAACGGCTGCTTTAGAGATTACCTTGTATAGCGAAGTGTATGAGCCCAATCGTTCCTGGCTTAAAGAAGATGAGTTATTGATTGCTAAAGTGAACGTCACACCAGATAAGTTCTCTGGTGGTATGCGTATTGTTTCTGAAGCAGTGATGGATATTACCGGTGCACGTATGCGATTCGCTCGTAATATTCACGTCAATCTCGATCCTGCGGTTGATGTTCGCATGTTGCGCAATCAGATTGGGCCATACCTCATGTCCAATCGTTCGCGTGATCCAAAATTAAGTGCGCCAGGAGCCGTCAACCCTAACACTAATGATGGCGTCAAAGGTCTGATGCTGACTGCTGCGGTGACAACCAGCGGAGGTGCTTGCTTGGTGCAGTTTCCGGAAGAGATGCGCATCTATCCTGATGACGCCTGCTTGCACAGCCTCAATCAATTATTGGGCGTCAAACAAAAAGACCCTGTTCAGGTTCAGTATCACTGA